The nucleotide sequence AGTGATGATGAGGCCATCGCTGCATTCACTAAAGGGCTACAGCACGAGCAGCTCTGTGGAAAGCTGTACTGCAAGAGGCCCACAACCATCGGCGAACTGATACAAATTGCAAATGGCTACGTCGATGCTGAGGACGCCGAACGGGCTGCCCGTCCTAATCGCCACTCACACCGCGACGACGATCACCGCGAGAAGAGGCGCTGCGATGATCGTGACCGCCGCCACGACGATCGTGACTGTCGCCATGATGATCATGCACGCCGCCAAGACGACCCCGAGCACCGGCACGATGACTGCCCGGAGAGCTTGAGAAGCAGACAAGGCCGCTGCAGGCGGCCTAACAACTCCGTCAATGCCGTCAACACCAGCGCTAAGCGCACCTACGACGCCGACTATGCCAAGCTCATGGATGGTCTGTGTCATATCCATAAGGACGCTAAGCACACCATGGAGGAGTGTAGAGGCTTGAACAAAGCATTCCGTGGCGAACCAGTGAAAAGGAAATGGCGCAATGACGACGAGACCAAAGACGGCCAAGGCAGAGATCGAGACAAGAGCAAGGGTCCTTCCTACCAGGACACCACCAAGACCATTGCCACTATCTTCGGTGGGAGAGCCATCTCTGAGGACAAGCACGAGCAGAAGCTTATAGCTCAACGCGTCTTGTCGATCGCTACATACGACGGCCCTATTACTGATCccaagtacctcgactggtcagAGCACCTGATCATCTTCTCCTGGGCTAACCAGTGGTCAAACATCCCATATCTAGGGCATTTACCACTTGTCCTAGATCCCATCATCAAGGACGTGCGCTtctagaaggtcctcatcgacggaGGGAGTGCCCTCAACATCCTGTTCGTCGGgtccctaaaggagctagggctCAAGAAGGAAGATCTCACCCCCATGGACTCTACATTCTGGGGGATTGTTCCTAGAAAAGCATCCCTACCTCTAGGACAGATTACATTGCCGGTACAGTTCGGCACCGCTAAGCACTTCTGCgtcgactacatcaacttcctGGTTGCCAATTTCAACACGGCGTACCATGCCATCGTTGGCCGACCAGCTCTCGCGAAGTTTATGGCCATGCTGCATTACACGtacctggtgctgaagatgccgacGGAGAAGGGTGTCCTCTCCCTGCACGTCAACCTTGACATCGCCTACTCCTACGAGAAGGAAAGCTTTGCGCTCGTCGAGGCTACCGACATCTCCATCTGCATGCAGGACTACCTCGCGACTTCACAATAGATTTCCTAGAAAGACCTGGAGATCCCAACTATGGAGGCTGCCCGAACAtcaaccaagtccaaggaggtgaaggaagtggTCCTCATCCCCGGCGACCAGTCTAAGACTGCTCGGATCGAGGCcgacctcgaccccaaataggaagacacgctcgtcagcttcctaagggagcatgTCGACATGTTCATGTGGAAACCTATGGACATGCCCAGCGTGTCTCAGGAGCTGATTGAGCACGCCTTGAATGTCTCGATGaccgccaagccgatcaagcaaAAGCTTCGACGATTCGCGCAGGataaaaaggaggccattagggtagagaTAACCCGGCTCCTGGCTACCGGTTTTATAAAAGaggtgtatcatctggagtggttagccaacctggttcctataagaaaaaagaataaagaatggagaatttacattgattacaccgatctcaacaaacactgtcgtaaagaccccttcggcctacctcgcattgacgaggtcatagattccacGGTTGGCTGCGAGCTCTTgtgctttttagattgctactctggttattacCAGATCACGctaaaggaagaagaccagatcaagatgtccttcatcacgcccttcggagcctactgctacacgaccatgtcctttgggctcaagaacgcgggtgcgacttatcaaagagccatccagTGCTGCCTCAAGGACCAGATCAGGAAGAACGTTGAGGCTTACATTGATAACATGGTCATTAAGTCTAAGACTGccgacaccatcatcaccgacctcaccaaagttttcaaagccctagaagtataccgatggaagctgaatcccacCAAAGTGCATTTTCGACGTTCCATCTGGTATCTTGCTAGGCAACATTGTTAGCTGccgcggcatcaaagccaaccccgaGAAGATATCAGcggtgaccaacatgaagccGTCAACCTACGTCAAGGACGTCCAGAAGTTAACGGGGTGCATGACGGCTTTAAGTAGTTTCATATCCCGTCTGGGTGAAAAGGGACTTGTTACAACCTCGGTGTTACgtcctaaacaaactactaaatcatgtcatgagcatcatgtttatgtgataatgcatatgatagagtgtgtagataaatttcttgtaacctaaaatgaataataaaaatgttaaatgaaaattgatttaatagctcaggttatgtcaagtagggttgaaaaccaatttttattgagcaaaaatattatagaacatgtatgtgacacctaaataaagtttgaagtagaAACTTTATAGGTGACAATGCAACATTTGCCTttaaaaaataatattgctagctagtatttctaatagcttagaaatggaaaTTTAAATCAAATCCAGCTCAAGACCTAGAAAAATTCTCAAGTCCAATAACAATATGACAATGCTAGGTTGGTGAATTAATTCTagaaaatttagctaaaggtCGGTGCTATATTTTTGCTCCTTACGGTAGCCTGATGTACCTCCTTCAGCATGGTCAAAGTGGTTTAGCCTCAACCGAGTTGGATTAGTGTTGAGGGacgctttaaaatccatgcacgaACACAGTCTCGGGCTACCAGGCCTATGCGCGCGGCCGCTCTGCGTCTCCGTGCCATGATCGCTCATGCTGGCTGGCCAAGGCTGACCTGGCTTGGTCGAGGCTTGGCTGCGGTCTGGCTACGGCTGGCCACCTACCCGGCCTGCCGCTGGCCACTGCGCCCcgatggccgccgccgctgctctgctgATCAGCTGCCCCACCCGCTGCCACACTGCTGCTGTGTTGCTGCCCTCCCTGCCTCATGCTTTGGCGCAACCGCTGTAGCTACTGCTCGCCTCACCCTGCACGTGGCCTTATCCCTACTGCCGACGCGGTCGCCtcaccatttatggcactacggccgGACATGTCGTGCCCAGTCGTGGGCGTGCTCATGTTCCCTCTGGCCGTGATGTCCTGTAGCGCCTGCACCTATGCCGACTCACTAGTGGCCAGTCGTGCCCCACCAATGCGAGGACGAGCCAAGCTCTGACCTaccccctccccctctctcttCTCTGCTGCGATGGCGGACTGAACCGCGCCATTAAAACCAGCAAGGAGAAGTCACCATTACCCGATTCATCACGTCTCTGGCTCTGCCATTAAGCCGCCTAGACGCTtgaccccaccccgccttgaatcAAGCctagccaagctccaatttggtgtTTCCATCGTCGCCGGGAGGATAAGACCGTGTTTGGCCAAAGCCGGTGATAGCTCCTCCATCTAACCACCCGAGGCCGGTCCAGCTGCACCATTAGCTCCACTttgactccctcttcaccctaCGCTCATCAGTCGAACCGCTACCACTACCCCGATGCGCTGACACGGCCGTGTCCGCCACGGTGTGCTGCTGCACGGCTCGATCCCACGGGGCCAGCCGTCACCAGTTCCCCTCCGCTTCAATCACCGCACCGGTCGAGTCCGCAGTAACCTCCTGGTGCTCGTGCATTAGCTCGTTGATTGGTTATTAGTCTTATCTGGCTAGAACGGTTGTGTCGCCGTCACAGACGACCGCACGCCGTTGCCGCCTGCTCCAGTGAGTCCCGCTGCCCCGTACCACCGCTtagtgtaggcgctagggttGTAGGTGAAGGTCGGCCCGGCAGGAGGGCCTACGCCAGCCTCTGGTGGCCGGCGTAGCCacccagtgccaccgctcgccgcgcTGCCATGCACAGGGTTGCCTAGGGGTGTGTCTAGGGAAATTAGGAAAAACCTAGGGGGTTAAACAAATTCTTCAGAGAGAGGGAGGAATAATATTAGGATTTAGGCGTAGTTCACGAGAAGTCCGAGGGTCATCTTGCAAAAGCGCCAACGCACGCGGGCTCCCCCGCCGTGGGCTGTTTGGCGCATGAGCCACGCTATTGAATccgcttttttctttttcttaggaatCAGTAATTGTTTTCCATTTCAATTTCTGAGCTATATTTGTATAATTAATATAAATTcgtataggtgtccaaaaaatgtgaaactaattttgttaggttcctaaaattgttgTTTACCTGTTAGCatagttagttcatacatatctatgttgTTGCTAAGGACAATtaaaatatttgagatgcttagtattatttagattaataattataGGAATTTTAGTGGTAGAATGGTGCTAGAAATAatcctaaaaattttatagtagcttcatggtattattatgtgcttactgtaatttttgtagccctaaggTAGACTGTTTATTAGGGTAACTAAATGTCCTTTGCATTGGTATATTAAACCTTAATAAGAATAAGAGAATAATATTGATCTATGAAATTTAGCACTTGTTAGGATGAGCTTGACATCTGATTTGATAGAGATGatggttagcttagtatcttagtcattagagctagcttgttagtataGCATATGTGTTTTTATTTTAAGAATTATTGTTGCCAAAATACTAaatcattgcatcatcatcattgcatgcatatagagaacgagtcggCATAAATCATGACCACCGGCGAGCACGActtcgaggagatcgtcgaggagtgcGAGGatgagattctcgtgcaggaggaggtcccagagctaccactgactgactcagctgacactgcacctgcccaaggcaagccccggtgcataacctctatttttcatattcaccgtatatatatatgtgtgttgtgcatttacgttgcaggtgttttatggaaaccacatgcatatatatatctatcctaagagtcttactagtgcaggttcgagtagctgctatgcttaggctgtTGGTAGCATGGGTAACCTGTTGTTACTCACAAGTAgggaatattattattattctcctgataaaatgatggaaagaAAATGGTGACTAGGCAGGGATAAGGAatgggatattggtgggtgtaacaagttgtgttctgcggccaatggggcttagcttggttacaatgttttccctgtccatgtcgattgAGGGCCgttcgttgctgtggatggtagtcaggtcatagacttattatcctgagcacatactcgCTTATGAGAGTAGGAAGGCTCGTTGCGCTCTTGTCataggttccggctctttccggaccgactaattggaggcggggaaaggtggaggtctaagcaccgcactgagactgggtctcaagtgtgggggcttggagtccaagtttggatgaggacctgAACCCTCGACAGGAGTGAAATGGGTGGGTCTCATTtttgcctagggtataagcgaggcatgtgtttcagggtacccagctgggatacattagtTCGTGAATCACCATTTTCGtaagatggtacgacttggctatggtctagcaccgtagtaagaactggaatatgaaagatggtaaaacgGTTCTGTtcgctcaacccttgcttgaaggtagaataggtgcttacctagaaaggttagctaataaagtaatcatgactgctagtaAAACTTGACCTTAAAGacgcactattagtaatgctttccgcaaacaaaagaaaacaacaaaacaaattgcctatcatatccttgagagtcggaaaatattcccactagtcaggtaagtcttgcgagtacattatgtactcagggtttattttaccctgttgcaggagcagcttgaggagttagctcttgtgtggaggattcttctagtgggcacagatggatccatgtatcatttccgctagatgattattacattccgctgtttaattatcgcactttgAACTCtggcattgtaataaataatttccaagactctatattgtatgaaatggaccaagtattgtaagctcatactcattattggattctagatgtaaaatgtggattgttttgagttctccctaggggtgtgctcgacagaactgcccattttagctcacttttgaggtgcttagtgtctagaggAAGACAAGGGCCTCTGAAAGTGTGTTATCTCAGGCGGTTTTGCCACAGGACTCCCTTTCTTCAAGCTACTTAAGGCTTAAGAGAAATTCATCTAGTTGGAGGACACTGACAAGGCACTCGCCGAGCTCAAgcggttcctcaccacacctccgatcatgactgctccccaaaaggatgaaACCCTATTAATTTACATCGCAGCAACCAACTGGGTAGTCAACATCGCCATTGTTGTTGAACAAGAAGAGGCCGGACACACATGCAAAGTCCAGCGCCTAGTCTACTTCATCGGCAAGGTCCTAAATGAGTCCAAGACTCACTACCCCTAGGTCCAGAAGCTGCTGTACGCTATTCTGATCATGTCTCGAAAGCTTTGC is from Miscanthus floridulus cultivar M001 chromosome 7, ASM1932011v1, whole genome shotgun sequence and encodes:
- the LOC136465333 gene encoding uncharacterized protein — its product is MDSTFWGIVPRKASLPLGQITLPVQFGTAKHFCVDYINFLVANFNTAYHAIVGRPALAKFMAMLHYTYLVLKMPTEKGVLSLHVNLDIAYSYEKESFALVEATDISICMQDYLATSQ